The following are from one region of the Agelaius phoeniceus isolate bAgePho1 chromosome 20, bAgePho1.hap1, whole genome shotgun sequence genome:
- the LOC129129405 gene encoding uncharacterized protein LOC129129405: MLRSASLPAGQGWRHPNQSGTGSPLAPGPWWAHGIRRELSVGASGVPQDGSQRVWDQRVTRGAQLSPLPAGSGRAGRAARLPYVPQVPPLALLGKVTATTFALERPRCIFDGHADASDAVWLAVAFANASATFRNPQCRAEVPPYQQLLAARSYMTLETAAAAYSCSAASPAVLRVGGDTACRDQHRQDPCNGPLPSPGPYRVKFLLMGCRGPKAETRWSEPILLRTALSPSTIEAAPARRGSALVVIASILASLGAALAAAVLGALGAKVWGSLCHRGLGSGAFIRRSYRTHHIPPLPGKRAQPVCHGAAAAAGMWADGDHRRLPGDAEPQQLPHSRPRHRGARTMIPLLLLLLLLPAAHGIVEVGPRPALTLEQLEGVTTASTFVLDQPRCTFKDYGNAVIWLVVALDKEISNFNNSAGPGTPETAFQSFPGSVSAYMTLNATLDSYPCPKPAGDITVLRVGSETSCAKDASRPTCNGPLPGPGPYRVKFLALEGSVPVAETAWSKPIMLRTAKSPSSIPTPGSGHSAGMIAITAILSILLAILLAALVATLVFCGSDSCGSSTFSKPESVTVRRYNTHHVYDQPAARL; encoded by the exons ATGCTCCGCAGCGCTTCCCTGCCCGcggggcagggctggcggcACCCGAACCAGTCGGGCACGGGCTCGCCCCTGGCTCCGGGGCCCTGGTGGGCACACGGCATCCGCAGGGAGCTGAGTGTTG GTGCCTCGGGGGTCCCGCAGGACGGTTCCCAGCGGGTCTGGGACCAGCGGGTGACTCGGGGTGCTcagctgtcccctctgcccgCGGGCTCTGGCCGGGCCGGCAGAGCCG cccggCTGCCCTACGTGCCCCAAGTGccccccctggccctgctgggcaaGGTCACCGCCACCACCTTCGCGCTGGAGAGGCCCCGCTGCATCTTCGACGGCCACGCCGATGCTTCCGACGCCGTTTGGCTGGCGGTGGCCTTTGCCAACG cCTCAGCCACCTTCAGAAACCCGCAGTGCCGGGCTGAGGTGCCCCCGTACCAGCAGCTGCTCGCTGCCCGCTCCTACATGACCCTGGAGACGGCGGCGGCCGCGTATTCGTGCTCGGCAGCGAGCCCGGCCGTGCTGCGGGTCGGGGGTGACACGGCGTGCAGGGACCAGCACAGACAGGACCCCTGCAATGGGCCCCTGCCCTCCCCGGGACCCTACAG GGTGAAGTTCCTGCTGATGGGCTGCCGCGGCCCCAAAGCGGAGACGCGCTGGTCCGAGCCCATCCTCCTGCGCACAG ccctcagcccgAGCACCATCGAGGCTGCTCCCGCTCGCCGTGGCAGCGCCCTGGTGGTGATCGCCTCCATCCTGGCCAGCCTGGGGGCCGCGCTGGCCGCCGCCGTGCTCGGAGCCCTGGG GGCCAAGGTGTggggctccctgtgccaccgGGGCTTGGGGAGCGGTGCCTTCATCCGCAGATCCTACAGGACCCACCACATCCCCccg CTGCCGGGGAAACGAGCCCAACCTGTTTGCCACGGGGCTGCGGCCGCTGCAGGAATGTGGGCGGATGGTGACCACAGGCGGCTCCCAGGGGACGCGGAGCCGCAGCAGCTCCCGCACTCCCGCCCTCGGCACCGCGGCGCCCGCACCATGATCccgctgctgctcctgctcctgctcctgcccgcCGCACACGGCATCG TCGAGGTGGGGCCCAGGCCAGCCCTgaccctggagcagctggagggggTGACAACCGCCTCCACCTTCGTGCTGGACCAGCCCCGCTGCACCTTCAAAGACTACGGCAATGCCGTCATCTGGCTTGTGGTGGCCCTGGACAAGG aaaTATCCAACTTCAACAACAGCGCGGGGCCGGGGACTCCCGAGACCGCATTCCAGAGCTTCCCTGGGTCCGTCAGTGCCTACATGACCCTCAACGCCACCCTGGACAGCTACCCCTGCCCCAAACCCGCCGGGGACATCACGGTGCTGCGGGTGGGCAGCGAGACCAGCTGTGCCAAGGATGCATCGAGACCCACGTGCAATgggcccctgcccggccccgggccCTACCg GGTGAAGTTCCTCGCCCTGGAGGGCTCTGTGCCCGTGGCCGAGACAGCCTGGTCGAAGCCAATCATGCTGAGGACAG CCAAATcccccagcagcatccccacgCCGGGCAGCGGGCACAGCGCGGGCATGATCGCCATCACCGccatcctctccatcctgctcGCCATCCTCCTGGCCGCGCTGGTGGCCACGCTCGTCTTCTGCGG ctcgGACTCGTGCGGCAGCAGCACCTTCAGCAAGCCGGAGTCGGTGACGGTGCGGCGCTACAACACCCACCACGTCTATGACCAGCCGGCCGCCCGGCTCTGA